A part of Neodiprion pinetum isolate iyNeoPine1 chromosome 4, iyNeoPine1.2, whole genome shotgun sequence genomic DNA contains:
- the LOC124216773 gene encoding uncharacterized protein isoform X1 — protein MGKRCHVKNCQTGHTVDGITVSDYSVFRVPQNPITREKWISFLKLHGSGRTNRKNLHVCERHFPEKYVEKEYKCIDSDGNPLLERKFLKVRLAYGAVPIYPAQQEVNVVPGKSTVDSSLLKDVTNTANMDDEEHPEIIAKDVNESMEELMICTSSDESIEEEIIDEPNQVFYRHNEILFYEVFSEASTLQLPDKSWGIHRVETPRKTICVTQMERMPSEKEAPLVAVKQIVFYENLNFNTYIYDRSIPIPKANPKTTRDMESLIAYFHAIKVCRGGPPVAMYKGIVLRCAYKDKINRWRHNLCPLKTHGENMCKYCVKVYRNADACIFFKTKGHIPRSHLLPSTKKTIAILRKLKRSQIQTLYRNQVKLSQINEMLTVLYRREMS, from the exons atggGAAAACGATGCCATGTGAAAAATTGTCAGACTGGACACACTGTAGATGGTATCACGGTATCAGACTACTCCGTTTTCAGGGTTCCGCAAAACCCCATTACTCGCGAAAAGTGgatatcatttttaaaattgcacGGGAGTGGGCGTACTAATCGAAAAAATCTTCACGTATGCGAGAGGCATTTTCCAGAGAAATACGTTGAAAAAGAGTATAAATGTATCGACAGCGATGGAAATCCACTGCTCGAG CGCAAATTTCTGAAAGTTAGACTGGCGTATGGCGCCGTTCCCATATATCCTGCCCAACAAGAGGTGAATGTTGTCCCAGGAAAGTCTACAGTGGACTCCTCATTATTGAAAGATGTAACCAATACTGCTAATATGGATGACGAAGAACACCCAGAGATTATAGCAAAAGATGTTAACGAGTCTATGGAAGAATTGATGATTTGCACCAGTTCCGATGAGTCTATTGAGGAAGAAATAATTGATGAGCCAAATCAAGTATTTTACCGgcacaatgaaattttattttacgaagTATTTAGTGAGGCATCAACCCTGCAACTACCAGATAAATCGTGGGGCATTCATCGAGTTGAAACTCCAAGAAAGACAATCTGTGTTACTCAGATGGAAAGAATGCCGAGTGAGAAAGAAGCACCACTTGTAGCAGTGAAACAG ATTGTGTTTTACGAGAATCTAAATTTTAACACGTACATTTACGATCGATCAATCCCCATACCAAAAGCAAATCCAAAGACCACCAGGGACATGGAATCTCTCATTGCATATTTCCATGCTATCAAAGTATGTAGGGGAGGCCCACCTGTCGCGATGTATAAGGGTATTGTCCTTCGATGCGCATATAAGGATAAGATAAATAGATGGCGACACAACCTTTGTCCATTAAAAACACATggtgaaaatatgtgtaaatatTGTGTTAAAGTATATAGAAATGCAGATGCTTGTAtctttttcaaaacaaagggaCATATACCACGATCACATCTGTTACCTTCTACGAAAAAAACGATTGCAATATTAAGAAAGTTGAAACGCAGTCAAATTCAAACACTCTACCGTAATCAAGTGAAATTGTCCCAGATAAACGAAATGTTAACAGTTCTTTATCGAAGAGAAATGTCTTAA
- the LOC124216773 gene encoding uncharacterized protein isoform X2, whose amino-acid sequence MGKRCHVKNCQTGHTVDGITVSDYSVFRVPQNPITREKWISFLKLHGSGRTNRKNLHVCERHFPEKYVEKEYKCIDSDGNPLLERKFLKVRLAYGAVPIYPAQQEVNVVPGKSTVDSSLLKDVTNTANMDDEEHPEIIAKDVNESMEELMICTSSDESIEEEIIDEPNQVFYRHNEILFYEVFSEASTLQLPDKSWGIHRVETPRKTICVTQMERMPSEKEAPLVAVKQVKFPYQYCVLRESKF is encoded by the exons atggGAAAACGATGCCATGTGAAAAATTGTCAGACTGGACACACTGTAGATGGTATCACGGTATCAGACTACTCCGTTTTCAGGGTTCCGCAAAACCCCATTACTCGCGAAAAGTGgatatcatttttaaaattgcacGGGAGTGGGCGTACTAATCGAAAAAATCTTCACGTATGCGAGAGGCATTTTCCAGAGAAATACGTTGAAAAAGAGTATAAATGTATCGACAGCGATGGAAATCCACTGCTCGAG CGCAAATTTCTGAAAGTTAGACTGGCGTATGGCGCCGTTCCCATATATCCTGCCCAACAAGAGGTGAATGTTGTCCCAGGAAAGTCTACAGTGGACTCCTCATTATTGAAAGATGTAACCAATACTGCTAATATGGATGACGAAGAACACCCAGAGATTATAGCAAAAGATGTTAACGAGTCTATGGAAGAATTGATGATTTGCACCAGTTCCGATGAGTCTATTGAGGAAGAAATAATTGATGAGCCAAATCAAGTATTTTACCGgcacaatgaaattttattttacgaagTATTTAGTGAGGCATCAACCCTGCAACTACCAGATAAATCGTGGGGCATTCATCGAGTTGAAACTCCAAGAAAGACAATCTGTGTTACTCAGATGGAAAGAATGCCGAGTGAGAAAGAAGCACCACTTGTAGCAGTGAAACAGGTGAAATTTCCATATCAGT ATTGTGTTTTACGAGAATCTAAATTTTAA
- the LOC124216773 gene encoding uncharacterized protein isoform X3, with translation MGKRCHVKNCQTGHTVDGITVSDYSVFRVPQNPITREKWISFLKLHGSGRTNRKNLHVCERHFPEKYVEKEYKCIDSDGNPLLERKFLKVRLAYGAVPIYPAQQEVNVVPGKSTVDSSLLKDVTNTANMDDEEHPEIIAKDVNESMEELMICTSSDESIEEEIIDEPNQVFYRHNEILFYEVFSEASTLQLPDKSWGIHRVETPRKTICVTQMERMPSEKEAPLVAVKQVKFPYQC, from the exons atggGAAAACGATGCCATGTGAAAAATTGTCAGACTGGACACACTGTAGATGGTATCACGGTATCAGACTACTCCGTTTTCAGGGTTCCGCAAAACCCCATTACTCGCGAAAAGTGgatatcatttttaaaattgcacGGGAGTGGGCGTACTAATCGAAAAAATCTTCACGTATGCGAGAGGCATTTTCCAGAGAAATACGTTGAAAAAGAGTATAAATGTATCGACAGCGATGGAAATCCACTGCTCGAG CGCAAATTTCTGAAAGTTAGACTGGCGTATGGCGCCGTTCCCATATATCCTGCCCAACAAGAGGTGAATGTTGTCCCAGGAAAGTCTACAGTGGACTCCTCATTATTGAAAGATGTAACCAATACTGCTAATATGGATGACGAAGAACACCCAGAGATTATAGCAAAAGATGTTAACGAGTCTATGGAAGAATTGATGATTTGCACCAGTTCCGATGAGTCTATTGAGGAAGAAATAATTGATGAGCCAAATCAAGTATTTTACCGgcacaatgaaattttattttacgaagTATTTAGTGAGGCATCAACCCTGCAACTACCAGATAAATCGTGGGGCATTCATCGAGTTGAAACTCCAAGAAAGACAATCTGTGTTACTCAGATGGAAAGAATGCCGAGTGAGAAAGAAGCACCACTTGTAGCAGTGAAACAGGTGAAATTTCCATATCAGTGTTAG